The window AACTTTGCTGCGGAGCACGATCCGCTCACGGAGTGACTCTCGCTCGCTTTCCCCTGGCCGCTGTTGCTGCAGTGTCGACTGAAACCATCCGACCGTGACGGTCGCTAAACTCCGCCCGTCCGCAGGTGCGGGCTCTGTCGTTCCGTGCAGCTCCTCTCAGCCGACCACCAGCAACGCCTCGAAGCCCACCTGCATCGGCGGACGCGCGAGGTCTTGGGCGCCCGCTCCGCTGCAGAGGGTGATCCGCTGCGCTCGACCGTCGCCGACTACGCACTGGATCGCACCGGCAAACGCGTTCGGCCGCAGCTGGTCTGCTGGACGGCACTCGCAGGCGGTGTGGGCGACCTCGACGATGTGCTGCTCGATGTCGCGGCAGGCTGGGAGCTGTTTCACGCGTTCCTCCTCGCGCACGACGACATCATCGACCAGGCCGGCGTCCGGCGATCGCGGCCGAGCTTGCACAAGCGACTCGCCACGATCGACGGGCAGACGGACCTCACCGGCGAGCACCTCGGCATCGTCGCGGGCGACATGCTCTTCGCCGCTGCGATGCGGCTGTGGCTTTCGGTGACGCGTTGCAGCAGCCAGAAGTCGCACGCCAAGACGCTGCTTGAAACCACCGGCCGGATCTCGATGGAGACGGGTGTCGGGCAGGCGTCGGACATCGTCACGGGTCGGATGCCGCTGGACCGCGTGACGCCCGAACTCGTGCTTGATGGCTATCGCGACAAGACGGCGGCGTACACGTTCGAAGGCCCGATGCTCAGCGGCGCCATCCTCGCCGGGCTCGACGCGAAGGCGTGCGATTGCCTTTCGCAATTCGCGATTGCGATCGGCCAGGCGTACCAGGTGCACAACGACCTGCTCGACCTCGCAACGCCGCTCCACGAAGGCAGCGACCTGCTCCAGGGCAAGCGAACGCTCCCGCTGGTCTACGCGTTCAGCGATGCCGACGATGCGACACGCCAGACTCTGGTCGCGCTCCTGAACGCTTCGACCAATACGGATGCTGCCCTCAGCGACCGTCAAGCCTCGGCCGAGTCGCTTCGCCAGCAGCTCGGCGATGCCGGCGCGATGACCCGCGCCCGATCGACCTGCGCCGCCCTGCTCGACACCGCCGCCGAGGCCGCTCGGCACTGCGACGTGCCGGCATCGCTTCAGACGGCGCTGTCGGAGCTGCTGGAACAGCTTCGCGTCGGCTACTTCCGCTGATTCACCGAGCCCTGGCAAATGCGGTCCGCCACG of the Planctomycetota bacterium genome contains:
- a CDS encoding polyprenyl synthetase family protein, yielding MQLLSADHQQRLEAHLHRRTREVLGARSAAEGDPLRSTVADYALDRTGKRVRPQLVCWTALAGGVGDLDDVLLDVAAGWELFHAFLLAHDDIIDQAGVRRSRPSLHKRLATIDGQTDLTGEHLGIVAGDMLFAAAMRLWLSVTRCSSQKSHAKTLLETTGRISMETGVGQASDIVTGRMPLDRVTPELVLDGYRDKTAAYTFEGPMLSGAILAGLDAKACDCLSQFAIAIGQAYQVHNDLLDLATPLHEGSDLLQGKRTLPLVYAFSDADDATRQTLVALLNASTNTDAALSDRQASAESLRQQLGDAGAMTRARSTCAALLDTAAEAARHCDVPASLQTALSELLEQLRVGYFR